The Cotesia glomerata isolate CgM1 linkage group LG7, MPM_Cglom_v2.3, whole genome shotgun sequence genome segment ttctgcgGATAGATCTATTAAactgaatataaataatgcatgcataatatgtaatttattatgaatatcgTACCTTTATTTTACTCCTatccaaagaaaaaaaaaaacatttattttcagGTTGAGGAAATAGTCAGAGAAGTAACGTTGGAAGTAACTTTTTCCTTTCCAATAACTTAGTATGAAGAATTCCAATCTTCAGgaaatgatgtttttaaaaataaaaaaattttatgttaaaaaaatgtttatatctattattaatatcGAGAATTATTCAGGATGATAAATGCTTATTGTAAATCatgttaattttgaaataatactatcaatattgataataaatactaAAGATGTTTAATGACACTCAAATCAGCAGACAcgttatcattatttaattttatttaataaataaattagttttagaaaaagtattgatattattattattatttccaatCCCtaaatgtggaattttttatcctacactgagaaaaaatttaaaaaaaaattagtaatgtgataagaaatttattttatattgtagctgaagaaatacaaatttttttactgttattttcttcttaaaaaaaaatttttctaaatttggaaaaaaaaaattttttttaacaagaaaattactgagagaaaattttttatttcttcatttatttcaaattaaatttattctctcagtgtaataaaattaaccgatatttaacaattgcaagtataatttttaaaactttctacatgtgaaatttttttaataaattttttcttactaattttttcaaaaaaaaaatttctataaatttttagatgtcggctaactatTGTAATCTAAAATCAGCGAATGtttaaccattttttaattattgtttttattcattaaattacaaataaaatattttttcaaaattgcatttaaaaaagtttttaaattttctacgtatgaaatttttatttgtaatgattttcacgtctgctaattttattttaatttttttgttactaaaaattcttaaaaacgataaaatgtcttttaatttcattatcacaaaaaaatcttcttaaaaaaattttaaaaaatgatcaccTGCCacttttactaaaatttaaattcttttaatcgCTTCACTCTCACTTTATTAatcacaataaataataacactaaagttagccgtcagctgttaatttttaaaaattttaacaaatcaattacaataaaaaaatgcttctaaaaatttttattaaactccacatgataatactaaagttagccgacgtttttaattttttgatttattttttcaataattaaattagaacaaaaaaaaatattttataaaaattgcacttacagttttataataataaagttagccgatatttttgatttttttatttcgcttaatttattaatttatagttaaaaaatatttttaaaaaattgcacttatagtttttgaagtttttaacaaataaaataatttttttgtaattattctttaataaaaaaaaatcataaaaatttttagatgtcggctaactttattttaattacagtttttcaagtttttaataaaagaaattttttttcaatagttttttcaataaaaaaaaaattataaaaatttttagatgtcggctaacttaattttcatcttcacatgtggaattttttaattaaattttttttataacaatttaattgctctaaaattataaaaaaatatttagtgtcTGTCAGCTTcactgtaataataaataaataaaaaatcaagcaTTTAATTCTGTCAGTCGATACCGCAGAAACCCGCTTTAATATATTTCACATTTAAATTTTCCCGCTCTCCTCTAGATGGCGCCAAATTTAAAATCGAAAATCCCCAGCTGTTAGCtttctagtttttttaaatttatcctGCGCAAGggatgaaaataaatagatgCGCGAGCGCATAATTACACCTCGTGTCAGTCGGTCAcgacaccgaaaaaaaattcactattCCGGTCGTTTTTCCTCATTCAGCCGGCCATGATGTTGAATGCTGTAACGAAAGCTGCCGCTGGAGCCCTTCGGGCCGTCAAACCCGCATTATTACAACCCGAAGTCGCTAAAGTTTCTGGAGTCCTCTCTGTAAACAGTAAGTACTCATTTTCACTCACTTTACACTAATTATTCTCAAAACAATTCACGACTCACCTGAGTAAGTACCCAAATTTTTGATCCCCTTCCCGTCTCCCATTTTCACCTCATTCATTAAAATTCCTCTGACATTGACTAAAAATCACTTTCTTTTAAGTTTTACTTTTAActcagtaattaatttataattaaaagcaCCAATTACCTAAGTGTCATAAAAAACTCGGATAAATCGATTATATAAGTGAGATTTCTGTATTCTCGACCACGAAACACGGTTCCATTACACATCGTGTCCAACATGGCGGATCTTGCTCAAGTTTTCACTCCCAGATAAATTACACTCAGcacaaaattaacaataatgattATCCGCgagttaaatatatttctaattaatttctttcatggataatttatataatactcATTAACTAGGTGactttatttcataattattgatttttaatagttatgtAACTGCATTacctaatatttatatttttaagtttctaaTGACAATTATTCAGTTTAGGATCTAGGATAGAACCAGATTTAAGagccaataattaaaatcttaataattattgaccaGGTTAAAATCAATGCAGTTACCACCTGAGACCGtcgaaataataattgataaataataataatcgtgaGAGAAATTACCAGTTCTAAATCGAATGAATCCGTCTTTGGCGAGGAAAGCGACGTGGAGCATATTTTCAATGGTTTTTCCAAAGTCACCGGGATCGAGGATGAGCTTGAAGTAATCAATAGGCTGCTTCCCGTTGTCTTTATAAACTTTCCTGATCAGCTTGCGAAGATGATCAAGAATCGGTTTGTTGCCGTCGTTGTCAGCGTCGACCTCGACTTGGATAACGTTATCGGGACGCTTGGTGGTCACATTCGGGTCGTTCAATCTCGTACGATTCATTCTCGCGGCAACCTGTTCGACGTAGGCATTGCGCCTCTGGCTGCTCAGTATATTTTCAGTCTTAACCGAGCCCTTGGGTCTTCCTTCGTCGTTGCTTCCGCTGTCATTCAAACTTTTGTCGCCGCTGCCGTTCTTGTCGCGCTTGTTTCTCCTCTCACCGACGCGCATTATCTTGTTCAGCAGGTTCACGTAAGTCGCGGTGGCTTTGAACGCTGGAACGTCCTTCTGCAGCATCGACCAGTTGACATCCGCGACCGTCGTGTCCGGTAATTGCTGGACGTACTCcatctgattaaatttaaataattagaccAACGAGTCGACTGTTTATCTTAGCAGAGACTTAAACTTACCAATTTATGAGCAAACTCCATGCTGCTGAACGTGTTGTACTCCTTGGTTAGGACTTGGGTGCAAGACTTTATGACTTTTGACGACACGCTCATCACTTCCGAGTCCATTACCACTTCATCCTGGTTGCTGACTGTTTAAcagataattcatttttatttttttctaattcaatttttttttttacaggacGTGAATATGCAGCAGCCAAACCAGCGCCGAAAGCCGGCGCTGTTCAAGGGAGGGTAGTAGCTGTTATTGGTGCCGTCGTCGACGTACAGTTCGACGATGCTTTGCCACCAATTTTGAACGCCTTGGAGGTCCAGAACCGTACACCCCGTCTGGTACTCGAGGTCGCTCAGCATCTTGGAGAAAACACCGTCCGTACCATTGCCATGGACGGTACTGAGGGTTTGGTTCGTGGACAGCCTGTCATGGACTCCGGCTACCCCATTCGTATTCCAGTAGGTGCTGAAACTCTAGGTCGTATCATCAATGTCATTGGAGAGCCCATTGACGAGCGTGGTCCAGTTAACACCGACAAGTTGGCAGCCATCCACGCTGAAGCTCCCGAGTTCGTGGACATGTCCGTCGAGCAAGAGATCTTGGTTACTGGAATCAAGGTCGTAGACTTGTTGGCTCCTTACGCCAAGGGAGGAAaaattggtaattatttttcgttatttattaattatttatatatttattttttaggtaatgattaaaaaaaattttttctttgtcttcaaatgatatttttttttttaaatagtttaattttaaattttaaaagaaaaaataattgtaattaattttttttttaaaagttaatatgaaattttttaacaattaatttattcaagaatgaaaaatttttttaaaaaattttaaattatataataatgatattattattattattattattattattattattattattattattattattattatatgatattatatatttattttaaaagcatGTACGGAATACACTCACATACCATGCTTGCAAAACAaaatgcaataatttatttaaattaaattgttttaatttttttgactatttTGAATAtcatactaattaaaaataaacaatttttattttgatattctACGaacataaaattcaatttaacaataaaagtttattgaggtacaaataattaaaatttttaaatcgttcTATTAATTTCTGAgtatttattttgagtaaaatttttaatattaaaattaatttacgatcaaagaagttaaaaaaaaaaattgtaagcaTACTTGTTCAGTTTGAAGACAACGGAAATGATTTTTAAGAAGTTGAATTTTAAGACCAGGAATTCAGtcataaaattgaatttttttgatttaaaaaataattaaaatttttatttggatttcttattaaagaaaatgtctgaaataaaatttttcgtccaacaaatttttaaaataattgaaaaatatcaatttttaagtacaattataaaaaattgaattggaaattacaattttaaaaagtaaaaagcataagtataattataacagacataaattgaaatttattttaaattaaatataaatttgtaaaattaatataaatatattcttaCTACAAtgcaattattacaaaaaatttttttcttaaatttaatttgaaaataaaaaaattgaagttttgatATTTGAGTAggtagatatttaatttttagaatttttttaacgaataaattgcggcaaaaaaattgacttgtagaaatttaagaaaaattaaaaattgtaattttttaaaaataagtttttggaacaaatttgtttgttaaatgaaataaaaaaattttcaggtaactgctaactttaatttcaaaatggtaattatttacaattggGGTCAATCCCATTTTGAGccataactaggtgaaaaattaacattttcaaaattttttttattctgtttgTTTTTGCGGCGCATTTATGATCAAAAATGctgtgaaagaaaaaaataaagatttcgatagcttttttgccttcaaaagttggaaaaaattatggCTTTCATGTttctggataaaatttatattttatcttttttttttgtttttaatatactttttttttttttttttttgaaaattacgtaaaaaaaacgaacaattaaaaaaaaaaaaatttaacataagcTAACATGGGTtgacttgtaaataattatcttttcatccaataaattttaaaataattgaaaaatgcccatttttaaatagaattataaaaaattgaattggaaattacaatttaaaaaagtaaaaagcaTAAGTATAGTCttaacttagaaaaaaaaattttttttcaattaaaaataaatttgtaaaattaataaaaatacatcttTACTAAAATGCaattattataacaaaaaaaaatttttttttaacttaattcattttaaaaattgaaattttgatatccgagcagatatttaatttttcgaatttttttaatgaacaaaTTACGGCTAagaaatgagaaaaaaaaattaaaattacaattttttgaaaataagtttttgttacaaatttgtttattaaacaaaataaaaaaatttttagactacaattcttaaaaattgtaaaatacaataataaaaaactgataattttttaatcatttttaaaaataatattgaatttttttttttttaaatattggactgattcatgaaaaaaaatttcaggtcTCTTCGGTGGTGCTGGAGTAGGAAAAACCGTATTAATTATGGAGCTGATCAACAACATCGCCAAAGCTCACGGAGGTTACTCAGTATTCGCCGGTGTGGGAGAGCGAACCCGTGAGGGTAACGATCTGTACCACGAGATGATTGAAACCGGAGTAATTTCCCTGAAGGACAAGACATCAAAGGTAGCGTTGGTGTACGGTCAGATGAACGAGCCCCCCGGCGCGCGTGCCCGAGTCGCCTTGACCGGATTGACCGTCGCCGAGTACTTCCGAGACCAGGAAGGTCAGGACGTGTTGCTCTTCATCGACAACATCTTCAGGTTCACCCAAGCCGGTTCTGAAGTATCTGCCCTGCTGGGTCGTATCCCCTCCGCCGTAGGATACCAGCCAACCCTGGCCACTGACATGGGTACCATGCAGGAACGTATCACCACCACCAAGAAGGGTTCCATCACCTCAGTACAGGCCATCTACGTACCTGCTGACGATTTGACTGACCCTGCTCCCGCTACCACCTTCGCTCACTTGGACGCCACCACTGTGTTGTCCCGTGCCATCGCTGAGCTGGGTATCTACCCCGCTGTCGATCCCCTCGACTCCACCTCCCGTATCATGGACCCCAACATCATTGGACCGGAGCACTACAACATTGCTCGTGGTGTCCAGAAAATCTTGCAGGACTACAAATCCCTCCAGGATATTATTGCTATCTTGGGTATGGATGAATTGTCTGAGGAAGACAAATTAACTGTCGCGCGTGCTCGTAAGATCCAGAGGTTCTTGTCTCAGCCTTTCCaggtttgtattttttttttattattattattttaggaaaaaaattgtgaatttaattttttaattattaaaaaaaaaaatattggacttaatactttaattattttttaaaataatattgatcttagttctttaattttttatgaaaaaaaatattgctcatttgaaaaaaaaaaaaaaaaaaatattagatttaattattttagaaaaataaaatattaggcttgatttttaataaaaaaaaaaaaaaaaaaaaaaactattgaacttaattttgtaatttttttttataaaaaaaaaaagtattggatttaatttttttaaatattttaaaaatagaaaatattggacttaatttttttaatgaatttaatcaacaattttttattaaaacttataatttattcatgatAATCAATACTTCagtttactttaaattttaattttactttaaattaattttattattttttaaagcagaaaaaaaatcaaaaaaattgaataattaaaataatcaaatgatttttaaaatctatattattaagagaataagaaaaattctgtCTCTAGGAtattcatatgataaaatcgatttttttagagaaatttagtgtcattgcaaaggtttTGACtagaatttgtgcctttttaagATTTCATTCTCGCGAATAgtcataattgagaaatgatcttgtatcttgtgaaatattgacatttttaaagatctaagctcatcctggtATTACACTcaccgagacctttcatttgagtactcacatcaatttttcatatattttatatatttatatatttcacaaataccatatatatataaaatatataaataatgccatgtgggtacttgaatgaaaagtctcgatgagtgtaacatcagaatgagtttatatcttaagaaatttcaataattaagaaatgacattgtatctagtcaactaatgacattttttaagatataagctcacgcCGACATTATACACACCGAGACCTTTcacttgagtacccacatcaacttttcatatattttatatatttcacaaataccatataagggtctcgatgagtgtaataccaggatgagcttggatctttaaaaacgtcaataattaagaaatgacattctatcttgtcaactaatattatttttaaagatataagctcaccccgacctTACACTcaccgagacctttcatttgaatacccacattaatttttcatatatttatatatattatatatatgtatatatgaaaaatatatgaaaatgcatgtgggtactcaaatgaaagctcttgatgagtataacatcgggatgaacttatatctttaaaaacgtcaatagttgaaaaagtatagtgcaatttaaccaatatcttgtgaaatattgaaatttttaaagatataagctcatctcgatgttacattcatcgagacctttcatttgagtactcacatcaatttttcatatattttatatatttatatatttcacaaataccatatatataaaatatataaaaatgcatgtgggtactcaaataaaagctcttgatgagtgtaacattaggatgagcttatatctttaaaaacttcaataattaagaaagtacagggcattttaacaaatatcttgtgaactatagtcatttttaaagatataagctcacctcgacattacactcatcgagatctttcatttgggtacccacatcaatttttcatatattttatatatttatatatataaatatatgaaaaatatatgaaaatgcatgtgggtactcaaatgaaagctc includes the following:
- the LOC123269349 gene encoding ATP synthase subunit beta, mitochondrial, with the protein product MMLNAVTKAAAGALRAVKPALLQPEVAKVSGVLSVNRREYAAAKPAPKAGAVQGRVVAVIGAVVDVQFDDALPPILNALEVQNRTPRLVLEVAQHLGENTVRTIAMDGTEGLVRGQPVMDSGYPIRIPVGAETLGRIINVIGEPIDERGPVNTDKLAAIHAEAPEFVDMSVEQEILVTGIKVVDLLAPYAKGGKIGLFGGAGVGKTVLIMELINNIAKAHGGYSVFAGVGERTREGNDLYHEMIETGVISLKDKTSKVALVYGQMNEPPGARARVALTGLTVAEYFRDQEGQDVLLFIDNIFRFTQAGSEVSALLGRIPSAVGYQPTLATDMGTMQERITTTKKGSITSVQAIYVPADDLTDPAPATTFAHLDATTVLSRAIAELGIYPAVDPLDSTSRIMDPNIIGPEHYNIARGVQKILQDYKSLQDIIAILGMDELSEEDKLTVARARKIQRFLSQPFQVAEVFTGHPGKLVPLAETIKGFQKILAGELDHFPEVAFYMVGPIEEVAAKAETLAKS
- the LOC123269350 gene encoding EP300-interacting inhibitor of differentiation 3 isoform X2 codes for the protein MISPELMSPEGSQTSSTSRRSNFGTPTARKQALRSVLDKTQSLQNHANSNATLGILENVFQEADQIHDDISMEEKISNQDEVVMDSEVMSVSSKVIKSCTQVLTKEYNTFSSMEFAHKLMEYVQQLPDTTVADVNWSMLQKDVPAFKATATYVNLLNKIMRVGERRNKRDKNGSGDKSLNDSGSNDEGRPKGSVKTENILSSQRRNAYVEQVAARMNRTRLNDPNVTTKRPDNVIQVEVDADNDGNKPILDHLRKLIRKVYKDNGKQPIDYFKLILDPGDFGKTIENMLHVAFLAKDGFIRFRTGNFSHDYYYLSIIISTVSGGNCIDFNLVNNY